In one window of Henckelia pumila isolate YLH828 chromosome 1, ASM3356847v2, whole genome shotgun sequence DNA:
- the LOC140875034 gene encoding probable tetraacyldisaccharide 4'-kinase, mitochondrial isoform X1, translating into MESVRRSVRQIAYSHTLSSLPLRHLCLLPLLSFASSLYSLALSLRHHLYHIKILTKRRLPVPVVSVGNLTWGGNGKTPMVEFLARLLIDSGVSPLILTRGYGGADEAKMLQRHLQGTYAKIGIGANRAATASSFLEKYGYVNFHGIYHSKRLFSEEKKKNLSNSDQIGAAILDDGMQHLSVWRDLEIVMINAMMPWGNHRLVPLGPLREPLTALGRADVVIIHHADLVQEKDIKALESSVQKVKESVPIFLTEMAPLHFFKPGDVSSKIPLEAVKNKILLCISGIGLADSFIRRIEKMGPGYLDRLDFSDHHLFRLKDINVARTRIQALEFRFAAKPIVVVTEKDYDRSPGILEHLEPYEVLVVCCRLQIMPHHERTENSFKKIVMDLFRRYEHRCC; encoded by the exons ATGGAGAGTGTGCGCAGATCGGTGAGGCAAATAGCGTATTCTCACACACTTTCTTCTCTTCCTCTTCGGCACCTCTGTCTCCTTCCGCTCCTCTCCTTTGCTTCTTCACTGTACAGCCTCGCTCTATCCCTCCGCCATCACCTTTATCATATAAAGATCCTCACAAAACGCAG GTTGCCGGTGCCTGTGGTTAGTGTTGGGAATTTGACATGGGGTGGCAACGGGAAAACGCCAATGGTGGAGTTTCTGGCCCGCTTATTGATTGATTCTGGGGTTTCTCCTCTCATTCTTACAAGG GGTTATGGCGGTGCTGATGAAGCTAAAATGCTTCAAAGGCATCTGCAGGGGACTTACGCAAAGATTGGCATTGGTGCGAACCGAGCTGCCACTGCGtcgagttttcttgaaaaatatgGTTATGTGAATTTTCACGGCATTTATCATTCGAAAAGACTGTTTTCtgaagagaaaaagaaaaaccTTTCCAACTCAGACCAGATTGGTGCAGCTATACTTGATGATGGGATGCAG CACCTGAGTGTATGGCGTGACCTGGAAATTGTGATGATCAATGCGATGATGCCATGGGGAAATCATCGGTTGGTTCCACTTGGACCATTAAGGGAACCTCTGACTGCATTGGGCCGAGCAGATGTTGTCATCATTCATCATGCAGATTTG GTGCAGGAAAAAGACATTAAAGCCCTGGAATCGTCAGTTCAGAAGGTCAAAGAATCTGTTCCGATATTCTTAACTGAAATGGCTCCATTACACTTCTTCAAACCTGGAGACGTGTCTTCCAAAATTCCTCTGGAGGCTGTGAAAAACAAGATTCTGTTGTGCATATCTGGGATTGGTCTTGCCGACTCCTTTATTCGAAGGATTGAAAAG ATGGGACCAGGATATTTGGATCGGCTAGACTTCAGTGATCACCATTTGTTTCGGCTGAAG GATATTAACGTAGCAAGAACTAGGATTCAAGCACTTGAGTTCAGGTTTGCTGCTAAGCCAATTGTTGTTGTGACTGAAAAA GATTATGACAGATCTCCAGGAATTCTTGAACACCTTGAACCATATGAAGTACTGGTTGTTTGTTGTCGCTTGCAAATCATGCCGCATCACGAGAGAACTGAAAATAGCTTCAAGAAGATCGTGATGGACCTTTTCAGGCGATATGAACATCGCTGCTGCTAA
- the LOC140875034 gene encoding probable tetraacyldisaccharide 4'-kinase, mitochondrial isoform X2 yields the protein MLQRHLQGTYAKIGIGANRAATASSFLEKYGYVNFHGIYHSKRLFSEEKKKNLSNSDQIGAAILDDGMQHLSVWRDLEIVMINAMMPWGNHRLVPLGPLREPLTALGRADVVIIHHADLVQEKDIKALESSVQKVKESVPIFLTEMAPLHFFKPGDVSSKIPLEAVKNKILLCISGIGLADSFIRRIEKMGPGYLDRLDFSDHHLFRLKDINVARTRIQALEFRFAAKPIVVVTEKDYDRSPGILEHLEPYEVLVVCCRLQIMPHHERTENSFKKIVMDLFRRYEHRCC from the exons ATGCTTCAAAGGCATCTGCAGGGGACTTACGCAAAGATTGGCATTGGTGCGAACCGAGCTGCCACTGCGtcgagttttcttgaaaaatatgGTTATGTGAATTTTCACGGCATTTATCATTCGAAAAGACTGTTTTCtgaagagaaaaagaaaaaccTTTCCAACTCAGACCAGATTGGTGCAGCTATACTTGATGATGGGATGCAG CACCTGAGTGTATGGCGTGACCTGGAAATTGTGATGATCAATGCGATGATGCCATGGGGAAATCATCGGTTGGTTCCACTTGGACCATTAAGGGAACCTCTGACTGCATTGGGCCGAGCAGATGTTGTCATCATTCATCATGCAGATTTG GTGCAGGAAAAAGACATTAAAGCCCTGGAATCGTCAGTTCAGAAGGTCAAAGAATCTGTTCCGATATTCTTAACTGAAATGGCTCCATTACACTTCTTCAAACCTGGAGACGTGTCTTCCAAAATTCCTCTGGAGGCTGTGAAAAACAAGATTCTGTTGTGCATATCTGGGATTGGTCTTGCCGACTCCTTTATTCGAAGGATTGAAAAG ATGGGACCAGGATATTTGGATCGGCTAGACTTCAGTGATCACCATTTGTTTCGGCTGAAG GATATTAACGTAGCAAGAACTAGGATTCAAGCACTTGAGTTCAGGTTTGCTGCTAAGCCAATTGTTGTTGTGACTGAAAAA GATTATGACAGATCTCCAGGAATTCTTGAACACCTTGAACCATATGAAGTACTGGTTGTTTGTTGTCGCTTGCAAATCATGCCGCATCACGAGAGAACTGAAAATAGCTTCAAGAAGATCGTGATGGACCTTTTCAGGCGATATGAACATCGCTGCTGCTAA